The stretch of DNA CACCAGACCCGGGTCCTTCAGCAGTTCGCCTTGCTTTCCCTCATCATAGCGGGATACCGCCTCGGGATCGAAACCGGCGAAGGCCCGGCGGTAGGCGTCACGTTTCCTGAGAATGGTTTCCCAACTCAGTCCCGCCTGCGCCCCCTCCAGAACGAGGAACTCGAAGAGCGTCCGGTCATCATGGCACGGCACGCCCCATTCCGCATCGTGATACGCGGTGGAAAGCTCCGTTCTGGCCCAACCGCAGCGTACAGGCCCCAACCCTATTCGTGCCCCGGCAGATAGGTGATCAGGGTCAGCGCGGCGCCCTGGGGGTCCTGGATGACACAGAACCTGCCCACGTCCGGTATGTCCTGGAGCGGGACGATGATCCTCCCTCCGAGATCCTGCACCTTGACCGAGGCCGCGTCGACGTCGTCCACCGTCACGTAGGCCCCCCAGGCCGGCGGCATCCCCTGGGCCTGCGCCGGAACGGCCATGATGCCGCCGATCTCGGTCCCGTCCACCTTCACCAGGTTGTAATGGACGGGCTCCTCACCGTCGTCGCACTCGTGAGTCACCGATTCCATCGTCCACCCGAAAAGCTCCGCGTAAAATTTCTTGGCCCCCTCCACGTCCGTGGTGAGCAGCTCGCACCAACTGAAGGTCCCATGCTTCGACGCACTCATCGATGATCCTTTCATTTGCTCGAAGTGCCGGAGTATCCGCGGCCGTACCGCAATGATCGGTATGCCAGTGGCGCCGTGAGTTGGCAACAATCCCGGATCGGGTGATGGAATGGACGGTCCGGCCGGTTCGTAGTACGGTGGTGCCCTGTCCAGGCCATTGTCCCAATCCACGCTCTACGGAGGTGCCCCATGCTCAAGCTCTACCATTGGTGGAGTTCCACGTGCT from Deltaproteobacteria bacterium encodes:
- a CDS encoding VOC family protein, whose protein sequence is MSASKHGTFSWCELLTTDVEGAKKFYAELFGWTMESVTHECDDGEEPVHYNLVKVDGTEIGGIMAVPAQAQGMPPAWGAYVTVDDVDAASVKVQDLGGRIIVPLQDIPDVGRFCVIQDPQGAALTLITYLPGHE